A stretch of DNA from Clostridium sp. JN-9:
CTTTATATCGTGGAAATTATCAATTAAAACTTCCATTAAATATTGAGTACATGATTCCCAATAATGATTCAGTGCGTTTGCTAAGTCAATTTGTAGAGGAGATGGATTTAACAGATTTATATTCGACTTATTCCCGAATAAGGGAAAATCAGGCTACGCCACGTCAGATGCTGAAGATTGTACTTTACTCCTATATGAATCATAATTATTCATCAAGAGCAATGGAGCTATCCTGCAAAAGAGATGTAAATTTCATGTACCTTTTAGAAGGTTCACCAGCACCAGATCATTCTACTTTTGCAAGATTTCGTAGTATTCATTTTGCCCCGTGCTCAGAAACAATAATGGCTGAAATGTCAAATTTTCTTTATGAGATTGGAGAAATATCAGGAGATACTATATTTATTGATGGTACAAAGATAGAGGCATGTGCTAACAAGTATACTTTCGTCTGGAAAAAAGCAGTTTCAAAAAACCTGGAGAGATTACTTTCTAAATTAGCTGATTTTGTAGCCGAATGTGAGGAATTGTATGGAATAAAGCTTGTATACGAAAACAAAGTAAAAATGAAACATGTAAAAAAGCTACGCAAAAAGCTTTACGCCTTGAAAAAGGAAGAAAATATTGAATTTGTACATGGATGTGGTAAAAGGAAAACTCCTATTCAACGTTCTATTGAAAAACTTGAGGAATACCTTAGAAAGTTAAAAGAATATACACAGAAAATCCATACCTGCGGTAAACGTAATAGCTATTCCAAGACAGATAAAGATGCAACCTTTATGAGGATGAAAGAGGATGCTATGAAAAATGGTCAGTTAAAACCAGGTTACAATGTTCAGAATGGAGTAGATTCCCAATATATAGTATGGGTTACTGTTTGCGATAAGCCTGGGGACACAACAACATTGATTCCATTTATAAAAAGCATGGAGAATTCCTTGTACTTTAAGTATTTTAAAATTGATGCGGATTCAGGTTACGAGAGTGAAGAAAATTATCTTTATATCAAAGAAAATGGACAGCTATCATATATTAAACCAGCAAATTATGAAATATCAAAAACAAGAAAATATAAACATGATATAAGCAGAATAGAAAACATGGATTATACTGAATTGGGCGATTATTATACTTGCAAAAATAATAAGAAACTAACAGTAAATAAAATAGTAAAAAGGAAAAGTAAGACTGGCTATATAAGTGAAAAAACAATCTATACTTGTGAGGACTGCAGTAACTGTGTTTACAAGAGTAAATGCATAAGAGGACATAACTGTAAAACGCCATTAGAAGAAAGGGTTAAAAATCTTGAGACTTCAAAACTATTCAACATGCTTCGCAAAGAGGATCTTGAAAGAATTATAAGTGATGATGGTTGCGAGTTGAGAATGAATCGAAGTATTCAAGCCGAAGGCTCTTTTGGAGAGATAAAACAGGATATGGGATTTCGTAGATATCTATGCAAAGGTAAAAAGAATGTTTTGGCAGAAAGTATTTTGTTAGCAATGGCACATAATATAAATAAGCTACATAATAAAATTCAGTTAGATAGAACTGAAACGCATCTTTTTCCACTTAAAAAAGGTGCATAATTATCAAACTTTAAAATTTTAAAAACTCTGCAAATCAAAAAAAGCCTTAATATGAAAGGCTTATTAAAGTGCGTCTTTTTTTAATTATCAAGCTCATTGGGGACTAAAATATCATTAAATTTTCTATAAAACACAAAAAAAATGCTGCCGCGTTAGCATATTTTTTTATGCTAATGCGACAGCCCCATTTTTTATTATTCTTCTGATTTTCTGTGCTGCTTTGAATTAATATCTGTATCTGTATATACAAAACTGCCGTTGGATGAAACTCTCTCCAGTTCATCCAATTTACTATTGATTTTTTTCACATCTGACTGAATATTCATTAATAAATTCTGTAAATCCTTATCCATTTCATCCCTTCCTTTCTGGAAGTAGTTTATCCAGAAAGCTTAAAATTATGCTAAAGTTCTTACAATCAACAAAGCAAAATACCCCAGAGTGTTACAAGAACATCTCCGGGGTTAAAATTAAAAATTAACCTATTAAATTAATAACTGTATCAACAACATTTTCAGTAGTTATTCCAAATTCTTTGAATAATGCTTCTCCTTTTCCAGATGCTCCAAAATGATCTATAGATATAATTTTACCATCCAAGCCTACATATTTATGCCATCCAAATGATGAAGCAGCTTCAACTGCAACTCTTGCTCTAACCTTATTTGGTAGTATTTTTTCTTTATACTCCTGACTTTGAGCATCAAATAGTTCAAAGGAAGGCATGCTTACAACTCTTGCATCAATACCTTTATCAAGTAATTGTTCTGCTGCTTTGTAAATAAATTCAACTTCTGAACCTGATGCCATTAAAATTACATCTGGTATATCCTTCTTTGAGTCCTTAAGGATATATGCACCTTTAAGAGCTTCAGCTCCAGTTTCCTTGTATAAAGGCAGCTTTTGTCTTGTAAGGATCAATGATGTTGGGCCATCCTGTTTTGTCATAGCTAAGCACCATGCTGCTGCAGTTTCTTTTGAATCTGCAGGTCTGAAAACTGTCATATTTGGAATACTTCTTAGTGATGCCAGCTGTTCAATAGGTTCATGTGTTGGTCCGTCTTCTCCTACTCCAATACTATCATGTGTAAGTACATAAGTAATTGGCAGCTTCATTAATGCAGATAATCTCATGGCACCCTTCATATAATCACTGAACACAAAGAATGTGGATACAAAAACTTTTAAACCTCCATGAAGATAAATTCCATTTGCAATGGCTGCCATGGCATGTTCTCTTACTCCAAAGTGCAGATTTCTTCCTGTTCTATTTTCTGCTGAGAAATCTCCCATATCCTTCATATAAGTTTTATTTGAAGGTGCTAAATCTGCAGAACCGCCAATTAAGTTTGGAATTAGTTTAGCTAATCTGTTAATAATTATGCCTGATGATTCACGAGTTGCCATTGGCTTGTCAAAACTCCATAATTCCTTGTTATTTAATAAATCTAAAGAGTTCTTTCCATTAAACCATAAATCCCATTCCTCTGCCAGTTCTGGATATGCTTTTTTGTAATCTGCAAATAAACTGTTCCAGCTATTCTCCTTTTCATCAGCTTCTTTTCTGAATTGAACCATAGCATCTTTCACTTGGTCAGGCACTGTGAATGGTTCATAATTCCAGTTTAAGAATTCCTTTGATGCTTTTAAGTTTTCTTCTCCTAAAGGTTCTCCATGTGCTGAAGCTTTACCTTGTTTTGCCGGGCATCCATAACCAATTGTATTCTTTACTATTATTATGCTTGGCTTTGAGCTTTCCTTTTTAGCTTTTTCAATTGCAGTGCTTATTTTATCAACATCATTACCATCATCCACTTTAATAACCTGCCAGCCATAGCCCTCATATCTCTTTCCTACATCTTCTCTAAATGCTATGTCAGTATTTCCCTCTATGGAAATATTATTTGAATCATATAAAACAATAAGTTTTCCAAGGCCAAGAGTACCTGCCAGTGAGCTGGCTTCTCCTGAAATACCCTCCATTAAACATCCATCACCAGCTATTGAATAGGTATAATGATCTACAACATTATATCCTTTTCTATTAAATTTTTCAGCAAGATAAGCTTCTGCAACAGCCATTCCAACTGCATTGCATATGCCCTGACCAAGTGGTCCTGTTGTTGTTTCAACGCCATCAGTATGACCGTACTCAGGATGACCTGGAGTTTTACTTCCTAATTGCCTAAAATTTTTAATATCATCAATGCTGACATCATATCCAAATATGTGCAGTAATGAATAAATAAGCATGGAACCATGTCCAGCTGATAGTACAAATCTATCTCTATCTAACCATTTTGAATTATTAGGATTATGTTTTAGAAATTTTGACCACAATGTATATGCCATTGGTGCACATCCCATTGGCAGTCCGGGATGACCTGATTTTGCTTTTTCAATTGCCTCGGCAGATAATATTCTAATTGTGTTTATTGCTAAATTGTCTGTATTTTTCATGATAACCCTCCTAATATATTAATAATAAAAAAATTAACTTCACTTTACTTACGCACATCTTATTATATCATAATTACAGCATTTTCCCCAAAATCAACTTTTTTTCAAAGATTATTTCTTGGATTTTTACTTTTTTATTGAGCTTTTAATTAATTTAATCCAGAAATATTCAACTTCCTCTGGTAAGTTCTCCTTTAATTCCTTAAGCTTACTATCTGGGTACTGAGCTATAGCAGCTTTAATAGGTTCTATATATTTGTCAGGTATAAATTCATTAATATCTATGTTTTCTCCTTCTTCAATGCATTTTACAAGATGAGACTCTATTGTTTGCATACTGAGTCCTCTGATTTTACAGGTTTCATCAATAGTTTTACCATCCTTATACAAATTATATGATAATTTGTGACTTGGTGTCTTTGTTTCTCTACTATCAATTAAAACAGCTGGAGCTTTATTAATTTCTTTTTCATCATTATATTGTTTAATTAAATCAATGAACTTATTCCCATATCTCTCAAATTTTATTTCTCCTACACCTTTTATATTTAAAAACTCATTTTTAGTTAATGGCTGATATTCACTAATGTCCTTTAAGGTTGTATCAGAAAAGATAATATAAGGAGGAACTTTTTCTTCAACTGCCATTGTCTTTCTGAATTTCTTAAGTAACTCAAATAATTCATTTTGATCCTGCTTCACATCTTCTATTTTAGCAACATTCATAAAAACTTTTTCATTATTTTTAAGCACATGTAATGATTTATTTGTTAATTTCAGTACTGGATATTCTCCTACAGTAAGATTTAAATACCCATCCGCAGCAAGTTTATTTATCATGTCTGATATTATCTTTGTTTTATACTCCTTCATAATGCCATAGGTAGATACCTTATTTAAGCCATGGGTAAGTAATTTTTTATTATTTGAACCTTTTAAAACTTCTGCTACTATATTGGTTCCATACCTTTCTCTTAATCTATATACACATGAAAATATCTTCTGAGACTCTATAGTTATGTCTACTTTTTCAGTTTTGTCACAGCAGTTTCCGCAATTTCCACAATTGTCTATCTGTACTGTTTCGCCAAAGTATTCAAGCATATACTTTCTAAGGCATTTAGAAGTATAACAGTAATCTATCATTGCCCTTAAGCTTTTATATTCATATTCCTTTCTATCTTCTGGCAATTGTTTTTGTTCTATAAAATATGTCTGAAGCTGTATATCCTTTGGCTGAAATAACAAAATGCAGTCACTTTTTTCTCCGTCTCTTCCCGCCCTGCCAGCTTCCTGATAGTATGCTTCTATATTTTTGGGCAGATTATTGTGTATTACAAATCTTACATTAGATTTGTCAATTCCCATTCCAAAGGCATTTGTGGCCACCATTACATCAATATCATCATATGCAAATTTATTTTGTATTTCAGTTCTTTCCTGTTCTGATAAACCAGCATGATAAACTCCTGCTTTAACTTTTTTACTGTTTAAAAGATTACTAAGTCTTTCTGCTTCTCTTCTTGTAGATGTGTATATTATTCCTGTACTGCCTTTGTGTTTTGAAAGATAAGATAATATAAAGCCATCATTATTTTCTCCTCTAAGCACTGAGAAAAATAAGTTTTTTCTATCAAATCCAGTTATATGTACATTGGGTTTCTGTAATTTTAAAAGGTTTATTATATCACATCTTACAGCTTCTGTTGCAGTTGCAGTATATGCACCAATTACGGGTCTTTTTTTAAGTGAGCTGATAAATGCAGCTATTTTACCATAACTTGGTCTGAAATCGTGAGCCCATTGAGAAACACAGTGGGCCTCATCTACTGCTACAAAAGAAATATCCATATTTTTAAGTGCACTGCAAAATACCTCTGAATCCAGTCTTTCCGGGGCAATATATACTAATTTATATATTCCATTGATTACACCCTGCATTATTCTCCTTTGTTCATCAATGCTTAGGGTACTATTAATATATGCTGCTTCAATGCCTAATTTATTTAAATTATCAACCTGATCCTTCATAAGTGATATTAATGGTGAAATTACCAGAGTAATACCTGAAAACAGCATAGCCGGTACTTGAAAGCAAATGGATTTTCCTGCTCCTGTAGGCATAATTGCTAATGTATCTACTCCATTTAACACGTCATTAATAATTTCTTCCTGTCCCTGTCTAAATTTGTCATAGCCAAAGTATTTTTTTAATATTAATCCAGCATTCTCCTCCATGAGCATCCTCCTTTGTATAGTGTATTTATATTACCTTAAATCTTCCTTAGTATAATATACTATGCCAATTGCTCCAGGCCCTACATGAAGTCCAATTACTGGTCCGATATCACATATGTTTATATTTACTTTCAGCTTTTCCATTATATATTCTGCCAGTTCCTTGGCTTCATCATAGCAATTTATATTATGAATTACTATTTCACCAAGTCCAAAATCGTTTATATCCTGAAACATCTTTTGGGCCATGGTTTTTATAGCCCTCTGCTTTGTTCTTACCTTGGTAAATACAGATGCATTGCCATTTTCCACAGTTAATATTGGAATTATCTTGAGAAGATTACCAATTAGAGCATTAGCTCCTCCTATTCTTCCGCCTTTTTTTAAATATACCAGATTTTTAGGAATAAACAAAAATCTGCTCTTTTTTAGATTACTTTCAGCAGCTTCTTTAACTTCCAATAGTGATTTGCCGTCCTTTGCGGCTTTTGCTGCAGAAATTACTGCAAATCCCAGCTGCATACTGTTTGATCTGGAATCCACAATTTCTATTTCTGCATCTTTATATTTCTCCAGAATCATTTTCCTAGCCATATGAGCTGTCTGGCAGGTTCCACTCATTTCAGAAGATATGAATACAGCTAAAAGGCTATTTCCTCTTTTAACAACCTTCTCCATTTCAACGTACATTTCTCCAGCGGATGGCTGTGATGATATGGGTATACCCTTCTCATCCATCATTTTATAAAAGCTTTCGTTGTCTATTTCAGTCTCCTTAAAACTCACATCATCAAACCTAACGCTTAATGACACTATATTAATATTTAATTTTTCAATAATATCTTTGTTTATGTAACTTGTACTATCAGTTAATACCTCTACAGCCATTTTTCATCTCTCCATTTTAATTCAATTATTTTTTACTTTACATAGCGCCTGCATAGACACCATATTTCTTATTATAACAAATACTATTTATTTTGCATTAAAAACATTAAATTGTGCTTTATAAAAAGTAATAAGCTTTTATAAATTTTATTTATCATTTTACTTGTTTTGAATTTTTTGGTATATTAAATATAAATATATTTATATTGGAGGTAACTATGATTGAACTTAATGGAATTTCAAAAAGCTATAATGGTAAATTTAAGGCAGTGGATAATTTAACATTAACCATAAACTCTGGAGAAATTTTCGGATTTTTAGGTCCAAATGGTGCTGGAAAAAGTACAACTATTAAGATGATAACTGGTATTATAAAGCCAGATAGCGGGTCAATTAATGTAAATGGAGTGGACATATTAAAGCATCCTATTGATGCAAAGCAGCAGATAGGGTATGTACCGGACAATCCAGACATGTTTTTAAGATTAAAAGGTATAGAATATTTAAATTTTATGTCTGACATTTATGATATCCCCACTGATATAAGACAGGAAAGAATAAATAAGCTAAGCCAGGAATTTGATATGGATTCTGCAATTGGAGATAAAATAGGCAGTTATTCTCATGGAATGCGTCAAAAGATTATAGTAATGGGTGTATTAGTGCACGATCCATCTGTTTGGATATTGGATGAACCCATGACAGGTCTTGATCCTAAATCCTCTTATGTTTTAAAGGAAATGATGAGAAGTCATGCTGACAGCGGTAAAACGGTGTTCTTTTCAACTCATGTTCTTGAGGTAGCCGAAAAATTATGTGACAGAGTTGCCATAATAAATAAAGGTAAAATCTTATTCTGTGGTTCAATAAAGGAAATGAAAAGTAACCTTAAAGAGGATGAATCCCTTGAAAAAATGTTTTTGGAATTGGTGGAAGATGAAAATGAATAAATTTATTATTTTAACTAAGTTCTTATTAAAAGGTTATTATGGCAGTTTTTCTTCAGGTAAAAGAAAAAACAGAGTGGGCTACATAATATTACAATTAGCTGTTTTAACTATGTTTGCATTTTTCTCCTGGATGATAAATTCTGCTCTTTTTAAAGTTTTATCTATGTATGGCATGACTAATATTCTGGCTGGTATAAATTACTCATTAGTAAGCTTCGTTATATTCTTCTTTGGAGTATTTTATGTTATGAACATTTTTTATTTCTCAAGAGATACAGATTATCTGCTTCCACTTCCTGTAGCTGGTGAAACAATAGTAATGAGTAAATTTACTGTTACCATAGTTTATGAGTATTCAATAGTAGCTGTTATACTTTTGCCTTTTACAATAATTTATGGAATTGGTTCCGGCAGTGGTTTAATATACTGGATTTACAGCATTATAGGAATGATGCTTATTCCAGTGATTCCTATAACTATTGCTTTACTTTTAAGTATTATAATAATGCCATTTGTAAATATGTCAAAAAATAAAGATATGTTCAAGACCATTGCTGGAATTGTGGGTGTTTTTTTTGCACTTGCTTTTAACTTTTTCATGCAAAGTGCAGCAAATAAATTTCAAAATTCAAAACAATTGGCAGATACAGCCTCGAAGATATCAAACACCACAAGTTCACTATTTCCCGGCAGCGGCTTAATATCTAATGCTATTATAAATTATAGTACAGTAAGTGGATTCATGGCATTTATTTTATTTATCCTGGTTACTGTAATAACTCTTGTTTTAGCCTACTATATGGGAAAACTGTTATATTTAAAAGGTGTTGCTGGACTTTCTGAATCATCATCAAAAAGAAAAAAAATTAATAAAGGGCAATTTGCCAAGACTGTGGTTAAGAGTTCTGCTATGAAAACATACTTTTTAAAGGAAGTTAAAATTTTATTTAGAACTCCTCCTTACTTTATAAACTGTATTTTACCTAATTTTTTATGGCCTATTTTTATGATTCTCCCCTTTATTGCAAATAAAAGCAATGGTGCCAGTGAAGATCAGTTAAAGCTTTTATTTGAGATGATAAGAAATAGTTCATACTCTGGAAAAACATTAGCTTTTTCTGCAGCAGCGGGAATATTCTTTGGGGCTGCTAATTGTGTAACACCTACAGCTATATCAAGAGAAGGCAATAGCTTATTTTTTATGAAATATATACCTTTAAGCTACACAAAACAACTGCTGGCTAAAGTATTTTCAGGTATTTTGGTAAGCTTCATAGGGCTTTCTATAATACTTGTTTTAAGTATAGTATTTTTTAGGCTGTCACCATTAATGATCTTATTTATGATTATAGTTATGATCTTATCAGTAATTTTTACAAATATTGCTGGGATAATTCTTGATTTATATTTTCCTAAGCTTAACTGGGATAATGAACAGAAGGCTGTAAAGCAGAATTTCAATACTTTAATATGCATTTTAGCAGGTTTTTTGCTGTCTGCATTGATTATATTTTTAAGCTTTAAGCTGAATTTATCAGTTA
This window harbors:
- a CDS encoding IS1182 family transposase translates to MRKYINSHKNYTLYRGNYQLKLPLNIEYMIPNNDSVRLLSQFVEEMDLTDLYSTYSRIRENQATPRQMLKIVLYSYMNHNYSSRAMELSCKRDVNFMYLLEGSPAPDHSTFARFRSIHFAPCSETIMAEMSNFLYEIGEISGDTIFIDGTKIEACANKYTFVWKKAVSKNLERLLSKLADFVAECEELYGIKLVYENKVKMKHVKKLRKKLYALKKEENIEFVHGCGKRKTPIQRSIEKLEEYLRKLKEYTQKIHTCGKRNSYSKTDKDATFMRMKEDAMKNGQLKPGYNVQNGVDSQYIVWVTVCDKPGDTTTLIPFIKSMENSLYFKYFKIDADSGYESEENYLYIKENGQLSYIKPANYEISKTRKYKHDISRIENMDYTELGDYYTCKNNKKLTVNKIVKRKSKTGYISEKTIYTCEDCSNCVYKSKCIRGHNCKTPLEERVKNLETSKLFNMLRKEDLERIISDDGCELRMNRSIQAEGSFGEIKQDMGFRRYLCKGKKNVLAESILLAMAHNINKLHNKIQLDRTETHLFPLKKGA
- the tkt gene encoding transketolase, translated to MMKNTDNLAINTIRILSAEAIEKAKSGHPGLPMGCAPMAYTLWSKFLKHNPNNSKWLDRDRFVLSAGHGSMLIYSLLHIFGYDVSIDDIKNFRQLGSKTPGHPEYGHTDGVETTTGPLGQGICNAVGMAVAEAYLAEKFNRKGYNVVDHYTYSIAGDGCLMEGISGEASSLAGTLGLGKLIVLYDSNNISIEGNTDIAFREDVGKRYEGYGWQVIKVDDGNDVDKISTAIEKAKKESSKPSIIIVKNTIGYGCPAKQGKASAHGEPLGEENLKASKEFLNWNYEPFTVPDQVKDAMVQFRKEADEKENSWNSLFADYKKAYPELAEEWDLWFNGKNSLDLLNNKELWSFDKPMATRESSGIIINRLAKLIPNLIGGSADLAPSNKTYMKDMGDFSAENRTGRNLHFGVREHAMAAIANGIYLHGGLKVFVSTFFVFSDYMKGAMRLSALMKLPITYVLTHDSIGVGEDGPTHEPIEQLASLRSIPNMTVFRPADSKETAAAWCLAMTKQDGPTSLILTRQKLPLYKETGAEALKGAYILKDSKKDIPDVILMASGSEVEFIYKAAEQLLDKGIDARVVSMPSFELFDAQSQEYKEKILPNKVRARVAVEAASSFGWHKYVGLDGKIISIDHFGASGKGEALFKEFGITTENVVDTVINLIG
- the recQ gene encoding DNA helicase RecQ, coding for MEENAGLILKKYFGYDKFRQGQEEIINDVLNGVDTLAIMPTGAGKSICFQVPAMLFSGITLVISPLISLMKDQVDNLNKLGIEAAYINSTLSIDEQRRIMQGVINGIYKLVYIAPERLDSEVFCSALKNMDISFVAVDEAHCVSQWAHDFRPSYGKIAAFISSLKKRPVIGAYTATATEAVRCDIINLLKLQKPNVHITGFDRKNLFFSVLRGENNDGFILSYLSKHKGSTGIIYTSTRREAERLSNLLNSKKVKAGVYHAGLSEQERTEIQNKFAYDDIDVMVATNAFGMGIDKSNVRFVIHNNLPKNIEAYYQEAGRAGRDGEKSDCILLFQPKDIQLQTYFIEQKQLPEDRKEYEYKSLRAMIDYCYTSKCLRKYMLEYFGETVQIDNCGNCGNCCDKTEKVDITIESQKIFSCVYRLRERYGTNIVAEVLKGSNNKKLLTHGLNKVSTYGIMKEYKTKIISDMINKLAADGYLNLTVGEYPVLKLTNKSLHVLKNNEKVFMNVAKIEDVKQDQNELFELLKKFRKTMAVEEKVPPYIIFSDTTLKDISEYQPLTKNEFLNIKGVGEIKFERYGNKFIDLIKQYNDEKEINKAPAVLIDSRETKTPSHKLSYNLYKDGKTIDETCKIRGLSMQTIESHLVKCIEEGENIDINEFIPDKYIEPIKAAIAQYPDSKLKELKENLPEEVEYFWIKLIKSSIKK
- a CDS encoding DegV family protein — its product is MAVEVLTDSTSYINKDIIEKLNINIVSLSVRFDDVSFKETEIDNESFYKMMDEKGIPISSQPSAGEMYVEMEKVVKRGNSLLAVFISSEMSGTCQTAHMARKMILEKYKDAEIEIVDSRSNSMQLGFAVISAAKAAKDGKSLLEVKEAAESNLKKSRFLFIPKNLVYLKKGGRIGGANALIGNLLKIIPILTVENGNASVFTKVRTKQRAIKTMAQKMFQDINDFGLGEIVIHNINCYDEAKELAEYIMEKLKVNINICDIGPVIGLHVGPGAIGIVYYTKEDLR
- a CDS encoding ABC transporter ATP-binding protein, which gives rise to MIELNGISKSYNGKFKAVDNLTLTINSGEIFGFLGPNGAGKSTTIKMITGIIKPDSGSINVNGVDILKHPIDAKQQIGYVPDNPDMFLRLKGIEYLNFMSDIYDIPTDIRQERINKLSQEFDMDSAIGDKIGSYSHGMRQKIIVMGVLVHDPSVWILDEPMTGLDPKSSYVLKEMMRSHADSGKTVFFSTHVLEVAEKLCDRVAIINKGKILFCGSIKEMKSNLKEDESLEKMFLELVEDENE